The following are from one region of the Lytechinus pictus isolate F3 Inbred chromosome 4, Lp3.0, whole genome shotgun sequence genome:
- the LOC135153843 gene encoding uncharacterized protein K02A2.6-like, with amino-acid sequence MTTFGTVGEFQVESGDWVQYTERLEHFFAANDIANVEKKRAILLSVCGGQTYRLISSLLAPEKPGQVDYSTIIATVTNHKVPKPSEIVQRFKFNSRQRKSGESVSDYVAQLRHLAEHCNFGTNLKEMLRDRLVCGVNDDRIQRRLLAEVALDFDKALSLATAIETADRNTADLREGKQPGSETVNKVREPRSGRNQRGPRSKDASCFRCGRAMHTESEECPAKREECYKCGKKGHFSRVCRSSKKADQGKDKGKKYMSRSAKERSQKSHHLEEEEEVYTLYHTTKENKTSEPFTVDINVKGEVVAMEIDTGSGVTIISEETWKKTWKGGEKLKLRDSRVKLRTYNKGKIEVMGECIVPVSHNNQTASLRLLVAKGAGPSLLGRDWMKVIRLDWQEVFSVIEDRLSSLLSSHSEVFNKELGTLKDVEVDIDIDPAIKPKFLKARPVPLARRDRVNQEIDRLLGQKILEPVQYSKWAAPIVPIDKPDGTIRICGDYRLTVNSAARSDTYPIPRIDELFTKLVNGKKFTKLDMSHAYQQLVLSPDSRELVTINTHRGLFQYTRMPFGISTAPAVFQRTMDNLLAGIPGVAVYLDDLLVTGSSEAEHLNNLEQVLKRLKNAGLRLKREKCEFLVKEVKYLGHMVSAEGLQPTEDRVRAITEMAAPTNIKELRAFLGMLNYYGKFMQNLSTVLEPLHRLLRNTSHWQWGKEQKAAFQRAKESLKSAKILTHYDSTKQLVLSCDASPYGVGAVLSHVMEDGSERPIGYTSRSLNSAERNYSQLDKEGLAIVFGVKKFHTYLYGRRFKIITDHKPLLGLFGNNKAIPLMVSPRVIRWSLILAAYEYEIVYKPGSENANADALSRLPRKATAKQPPVPEEIVLLMSELEKTPTTPSRVRAMTQRDPILARVRNYTMTGWPDNPGEMKKEMNPYYIRKNELSVHEGCVLWGGRVVLPPQCREHMIEEIHEAHPGIVKMKAIARSHVWWPQIDKDLEQKVRACPQCQEHQRNPPKAPLHSWEHPSQPWSRVHVDYAGPVQGDMLLILVDAYSKWIEVQVTRESTSSITIDKLRHVFSTHGIPHTLVSDNGPCFASEKFSAFMKANGIRHVKSAPYHPATNGLAERAVQTVKAALRKMSGPLQTRVARFLLSYRSTPHSVTLQTPAEMLMKRKLRTRVNMAIPDNKATVEKNQLSQKLHHDSRPIREFSEGDDVVARNYAKGKKWVPGRITRKLGPVSYEVEVRIGTSSYIWKRHADQILKRETPNRENITANGNESQEERNLDFDTPTQIEGSNPLEDNNHSESSEEASDASRVSERKEYPKRNVKKPDYYGY; translated from the coding sequence ATGACTACTTTCGGGACAGTTGGGGAGTTTCAGGTGGAAAGTGGCGACTGGGTGCAGTACACCGAACGCCTAGAACATTTCTTTGCCGCCAACGACATCGCCAACGTGGAGAAGAAGCGAGCTATCTTACTCTCCGTTTGTGGAGGACAGACTTACAGGCTTATTTCAAGTTTGTTGGCACCGGAGAAGCCAGGACAAGTGGATTATTCGACTATAATTGCAACGGTGACGAACCACAAGGTTCCGAAGCCATCGGAAATTGTTCAGAGGTTCAAGTTCAACTCAAGACAACGAAAATCCGGTGAGTCAGTATCGGATTATGTAGCTCAGTTGAGACACCTGGCTGAACATTGCAATTTTGGGACTAATCTTAAAGAGATGCTGCGAGATAGATTGGTGTGTGGGGTGAATGATGACAGGATCCAGCGACGACTGTTGGCCGAAGTCGCGCTCGATTTCGATAAGGCACTTTCACTTGCCACCGCCATAGAAACGGCCGATCGGAACACGGCAGACCTCCGTGAAGGAAAACAACCCGGCAGTGAAACGGTTAACAAAGTTCGGGAGCCGAGGAGTGGTCGAAATCAGCGGGGTCCGAGGTCCAAGGACGCATCATGTTTTCGCTGTGGGAGAGCCATGCACACAGAAAGTGAGGAATGTCCAGCGAAACGGGAGGAATGTTATAAATGTGGAAAGAAAGGTCATTTTTCCCGAGTATGTAGATCGAGCAAAAAGGCAGATCAAGGGAaagataaaggaaaaaaatacatgtcgCGGTCAGCTAAGGAGAGGAGCCAAAAAAGCCACCACctggaagaagaggaggaggtgtATACTCTCTACCATACGACGAAAGAGAATAAGACCTCAGAACCATTTACAGTGGACATTAATGTAAAAGGAGAGGTCGTTGCCATGGAGATCGACACTGGGTCGGGCGTTACGATCATCAGTGAGGAGACATGGAAGAAAACATGGAAAGGGGGCGAAAAATTGAAGTTGCGAGATAGCCGAGTGAAATTACGCACCTACAATAAAGGAAAAATTGAGGTGATGGGAGAATGCATCGTACCAGTCAGCCATAACAACCAGACGGCATCGCTTAGACTTCTGGTTGCTAAGGGGGCGGGGCCAAGCCTTCTTGGAAGGGACTGGATGAAAGTTATTCGGCTCGATTGGCAGGAGGTGTTCAGCGTCATTGAAGACCGACTGAGTAGTCTTCTCTCCAGCCACTCAGAGGTATTTAATAAGGAGCTCGGAACACTTAAAGACGTAGAGGTCGACATTGACATTGATCCAGCTATCAAACCAAAGTTCCTTAAAGCCCGCCCAGTTCCACTCGCACGTCGCGATCGCGTCAATCAAGAAATTGATCGATTGTTGGGTCAGAAAATTTTGGAACCAGTGCAGTATTCGAAATGGGCTGCGCCAATCGTTCCTATTGACAAACCAGACGGCACAATTCGGATCTGCGGAGACTACCGACTTACAGTGAATAGTGCTGCAAGATCGGATACTTATCCGATTCCCAGGATCGACGAGTTATTCACCAAACTCGTTAACGGGAAGAAGTTCACGAAGCTGGACATGTCCCACGCATACCAGCAATTAGTCTTGTCTCCAGACTCTCGCGAATTAGTGACCATTAATACACATCGTGGATTATTCCAATACACCAGAATGCCGTTTGGAATATCTACAGCACCAGCTGTTTTCCAGCGAACGATGGACAATCTGCTAGCTGGGATTCCTGGAGTCGCTGTATATCTGGATGATCTTCTAGTGACAGGCAGTTCGGAGGCAGAGCACCTCAACAACCTGGAACAGGTCCTTAAAAGACTTAAGAATGCGGGGCTGCGTCTAAAACGAGAAAAATGCGAATTTCTCGTGAAAGAAGTGAAGTATCTTGGTCACATGGTCAGCGCTGAGGGGCTGCAGCCGACAGAAGATCGGGTTAGAGCAATTACCGAGATGGCAGCGCCTACAAATATCAAGGAACTGAGAGCATTTCTTGGTATGCTGAACTACTACGGAAAGTTCATGCAAAATCTGTCGACAGTGCTAGAGCCGCTACATCGTCTGCTCCGAAACACCTCACACTGGCAGTGGGGGAAAGAACAGAAAGCCGCATTCCAACGAGCAAAGGAAAGTCTGAAGTCAGCAAAAATCCTAACCCACTACGACAGCACCAAACAGCTGGTCCTATCATGTGACGCCAGCCCTTACGGAGTGGGGGCAGTACTTTCTCACGTGATGGAGGATGGATCGGAAAGGCCGATAGGCTATACGTCGCGCAGTCTGAATTCCGCGGAGCGAAATTATTCGCAGCTAGACAAAGAGGGGTTAGCAATAGTATTTGGAGTTAAGAAATTCCACACGTATCTGTACGGCCGACGGTTCAAAATCATCACCGATCACAAGCCACTGCTAGGCTTATTTGGCAACAACAAAGCAATTCCGCTGATGGTTTCCCCTAGAGTGATTCGTTGGTCACTGATTCTAGCAGCGTATGAATATGAAATTGTGTACAAACCGGGATCCGAAAACGCTAATGCCGATGCGTTAAGCCGCCTTCCGAGGAAAGCGACTGCAAAACAACCACCCGTACCAGAGGAAATCGTCCTGCTAATGAGCGAGTTGGAGAAGACGCCGACAACACCTTCGCGAGTTCGCGCCATGACCCAGAGGGATCCGATTTTGGCGAGAGTGCGCAATTATACTATGACCGGTTGGCCGGATAACCCGGGTGAAATGAAGAAGGAAATGAATCCTTATTACATCCGTAAAAATGAGCTAAGTGTACATGAAGGATGCGTGCTTTGGGGGGGTAGAGTGGTGTTACCGCCCCAGTGTCGCGAGCATATGATAGAAGAAATCCATGAAGCGCACCCGGGCATTGTGAAAATGAAGGCTATCGCAAGAAGCCATGTGTGGTGGCCCCAAATCGATAAGGACTTGGAGCAAAAAGTCCGAGCATGTCCACAGTGCCAGGAGCACCAACGAAATCCACCAAAAGCACCACTACATTCATGGGAGCATCCGAGTCAACCCTGGTCCCGTGTGCACGTGGACTATGCGGGTCCAGTGCAAGGAGATATGCTATTAATCCTTGTTGACGCGTATTCAAAATGGATCGAAGTTCAAGTCACACGCGAATCGACTAGCAGCATCACAATCGATAAGCTCCGACATGTGTTTTCAACACATGGAATACCGCATACCTTAGTGTCCGACAATGGTCCTTGTTTCGCAAGCGAGAAATTCAGTGCATTCATGAAAGCGAATGGCATCCGTCACGTGAAAAGTGCGCCATATCACCCAGCGACAAATGGCCTCGCGGAACGCGCTGTTCAGACCGTGAAAGCAGCACTCCGAAAGATGTCAGGACCACTCCAGACACGCGTAGCCAGATTCCTTCTATCCTACCGATCTACACCGCACTCGGTAACCTTGCAAACACCAGCCGAGATGTTGATGAAACGAAAGCTTCGCACGCGAGTCAACATGGCAATACCAGATAATAAGGCCACTgttgaaaaaaatcagctttcGCAAAAGCTACACCACGACTCCCGTCCGATTCGCGAGTTCTCAGAGGGCGATGACGTAGTGGCCCGCAACTACGCAAAAGGGAAGAAGTGGGTCCCAGGAAGGATAACGAGGAAGTTAGGACCGGTCTCTTACGAGGTCGAAGTTCGCATCGGAACATCCTCATACATTTGGAAACGTCACGCAGATCAGATTCTGAAACGCGAGACTCCAAATCGCGAAAATATTACCGCGAATGGGAACGAATCGCAAGAAGAACGCAATCTCGATTTCGATACACCAACCCAAATCGAAGGAagcaatccgctcgaagataaCAATCACAGCGAAAGTAGCGAAGAAGCATCTGATGCCAGCCGCGTGTCAGAACGAAAAGAGTATCCGAAGCGGAATGTTAAGAAACCTGATTACTACGGATATTGA